One genomic region from Bufo bufo chromosome 3, aBufBuf1.1, whole genome shotgun sequence encodes:
- the WDR73 gene encoding WD repeat-containing protein 73 isoform X2: MASEECEDWILESIKLYKDLHDFELQEATRVIEWTGDKSICIAGYTGARKNEVLQLLFPQKLHEQENQGLCPERDLKVEYGGFSEHPVYSLRHIPNSSLLVTSGPAAAHVQIWQIGAEDKAVSGGEAVGSLSFLDSSTVHLCCQSGRQILADVRQPGIASEGAVAPRVPSDGQWCAAVKPENQGACAKIASLSSKGHITITDTRDLGAPLKCAKTKSSNAPAPVEHMMCVCWAPGLEDHISVSGLDGTVQIYDTGRWDAAVKEVDALFTHRGHSVMGECEDGSAPRVTVHSWHPWKERTLVSAANDGSLHIWDWLDGNAQR, encoded by the exons ATGGCTAGTGAGGAGTGTGAGGACTGGATCCTGGAGTCTATAAAGCT ATATAAAGATCTTCACGACTTTGAACTGCAGGAGGCGACGAGAGTCATAGAGTGGACGGGCGATAAGA GTATCTGTATAGCGGGGTACACCGGGGCCCGGAAGAATGAAGTCCTGCAGCTGCTCTTCCCCCAGAAGCTCCATGAGCAGGAGAACCAG GGCCTGTGTCCAGAGAGGGACCTCAAGGTGGAATACGGAGGATTTTCCGAACATCCCGTCTACAGCCTCCGGCACATCCCCAACAGCAG TCTGCTGGTTACCAGCGGTCCCGCTGCCGCTCACGTTCAGATATGGCAGATCGGAGCTGAAGATAAAG CGGTATCTGGCGGTGAGGCGGTCGGCTCGCTCTCCTTCTTGGATTCCAGTACTGTCCACCTGTGCTGCCAGAGCGGCCGGCAGATCCTCGCGGATGTCCGACAACCAGGGATTGCCAGCGAGGGGGCCGTGGCCCCAAGGGTCCCCTCTGACGGCCAGTGGTGCGCAGCTGTAAAGCCAGAGAACCAAGGCGCCTGTGCCAAGATCGCCAGCCTGTCTTCTAAGGGCCACATCACTATCACGGACACTAGGGACCTGGGGGCCCCCCTGAAATGTGCCAAGACCAAGTCATCCAATGCCCCTGCCCCCGTGGAGCACATGATGTGTGTCTGCTGGGCCCCCGGACTGGAGGACCACATCTCCGTCTCAG gCCTTGATGGTACGGTCCAGATCTACGACACAGGACGCTGGGACGCTGCCGTGAAGGAGGTGGATGCGCTGTTCACCCACAGGGGTCATTCGGTTATGGGGGAGTGTGAGGACGGGAGTGCCCCCAGGGTGACCGTCCATTCCTGGCACCCGTGGAAAGAGAGGACGCTGGTATCCGCCGCCAACGACGGCTCCTTGCATATCTGGGACTGGCTGGACGGCAACGCCCAGCGCTGA
- the LOC120996551 gene encoding sialidase-3-like, which translates to MKATQPERTPLFKKESSGCVYRIPSLIYITGENVFLAFAEKRKSETDDEAESVVMRRGIYKTGYVSWEGLQSLHDICLKNHRMINPCPVYEEATKTLFLFFNCIPSGVTEERMRKWGNCSKLCYSTSTDCGKTWSSSTDITDVTSGIRNLATFFVSPGHGIQTQCGKLVVPAYVYVAKFWCIRWWSSKAQAFYIYSEDQGNRWSVSERIEKHECGESQLAEIVSEDGQKMLYCNARSPSKKRVEALMLNVGGEFKIAEKSRKLKESEKGGCSGSVLGFPGLEQPGQERRHWLLFSHPTKKDRRDLGIYLNKSPLMSEAWSKPWVIHDGPSGYSDLADIKDANTFAILFESGAETPYEEINFCLFTVEDVLENINKKKSLFALFRK; encoded by the exons ATGAAGGCCACACAACCCGAGAGGACGCCGCTGTTCAAGAAGGAGTCCAGCGGCTGTGTGTACCGGATCCCCTCCCTCATCTACATCACAGGGGAGAACGTGTTCCTGGCATTCGCAGAGAAGCGTAAGAGCGAGACCGATGATGAGGCAGAGAGCGTGGTGATGAGGAGAGGGATCTACAAGACCGGATATGTGTCT TGGGAAGGTCTCCAAAGTTTACACGACATCTGCCTGAAAAATCACCGTATGATTAACCCCTGCCCGGTCTATGAAGAGGCCACCAAGACTCTGTTCCTCTTCTTCAACTGCATTCCCAGCGGGGTGACTGAAGAACGCATGAGAAAGTGGGGGAACTGCTCCAAGCTGTGCTACTCCACCAGCACGGACTGCGGGAAGACATGGAGCAGCTCCACAGACATCACGGACGTGACCAGCGGCATCAGGAATCTGGCCACTTTCTTCGTGTCTCCTGGTCACGGCATCCAGACCCAATGTGGGAAACTCGTGGTCCCAGCCTATGTGTATGTCGCCAAATTTTGGTGCATacgctggtggtcctccaaagccCAAGCTTTTTATATCTACAGTGAGGACCAAGGCAACCGGTGGAGTGTATCAGAACGGATCGAAAAACACGAGTGCGGCGAATCTCAACTTGCAGAAATCGTGTCCGAAGACGGTCAGAAAATGCTGTACTGCAACGCACGGAGCCCATCCAAGAAACGCGTGGAGGCGCTGATGCTGAACGTCGGAGGGGAATTTAAGATCgctgaaaaaagtcgcaaattaaaGGAGTCCGAGAAGGGTGGGTGCTCCGGCAGTGTTTTGGGTTTCCCAGGTCTGGAACAGCCAGGACAAGAGCGCCGCCACTGGCTGCTCTTCTCACACCCGACAAAGAAAGACCGCAGAGATCTTGGCATCTATCTGAACAAGTCACCGCTTATGTCTGAGGCCTGGTCCAAGCCATGGGTCATTCATGATGGCCCGTCTGGATACTCGGATCTCGCTGATATTAAGGACGCCAATACCTTTGCAATCCTGTTTGAAAGCGGAGCTGAGACGCCTTATGAGGAGATCAACTTCTGTCTCTTTACTGTGGAAGATGTCTTAGAAAATATCAACAAGAAGAAAAGCTTGTTTGCCCTATTCAGGAAGTGA
- the WDR73 gene encoding WD repeat-containing protein 73 isoform X1, whose protein sequence is MASEECEDWILESIKLYKDLHDFELQEATRVIEWTGDKSICIAGYTGARKNEVLQLLFPQKLHEQENQGLCPERDLKVEYGGFSEHPVYSLRHIPNSSLLVTSGPAAAHVQIWQIGAEDKDVIQSTMSIQSDPVKDTWTKVAVSAVVSPRVVHGSQVSGVHITEIESARRVYTLAVSGGEAVGSLSFLDSSTVHLCCQSGRQILADVRQPGIASEGAVAPRVPSDGQWCAAVKPENQGACAKIASLSSKGHITITDTRDLGAPLKCAKTKSSNAPAPVEHMMCVCWAPGLEDHISVSGLDGTVQIYDTGRWDAAVKEVDALFTHRGHSVMGECEDGSAPRVTVHSWHPWKERTLVSAANDGSLHIWDWLDGNAQR, encoded by the exons ATGGCTAGTGAGGAGTGTGAGGACTGGATCCTGGAGTCTATAAAGCT ATATAAAGATCTTCACGACTTTGAACTGCAGGAGGCGACGAGAGTCATAGAGTGGACGGGCGATAAGA GTATCTGTATAGCGGGGTACACCGGGGCCCGGAAGAATGAAGTCCTGCAGCTGCTCTTCCCCCAGAAGCTCCATGAGCAGGAGAACCAG GGCCTGTGTCCAGAGAGGGACCTCAAGGTGGAATACGGAGGATTTTCCGAACATCCCGTCTACAGCCTCCGGCACATCCCCAACAGCAG TCTGCTGGTTACCAGCGGTCCCGCTGCCGCTCACGTTCAGATATGGCAGATCGGAGCTGAAGATAAAG ATGTCATTCAGTCCACGATGTCCATTCAGTCCGATCCCGTGAAAGACACCTGGACAAAAGTCGCTGTTTCGGCCGTGGTATCGCCACGCGTGGTTCACGGGTCCCAGGTCAGCGGCGTCCACATCACAGAGATCGAGTCAGCCAGGCGCGTCTACACATTAG CGGTATCTGGCGGTGAGGCGGTCGGCTCGCTCTCCTTCTTGGATTCCAGTACTGTCCACCTGTGCTGCCAGAGCGGCCGGCAGATCCTCGCGGATGTCCGACAACCAGGGATTGCCAGCGAGGGGGCCGTGGCCCCAAGGGTCCCCTCTGACGGCCAGTGGTGCGCAGCTGTAAAGCCAGAGAACCAAGGCGCCTGTGCCAAGATCGCCAGCCTGTCTTCTAAGGGCCACATCACTATCACGGACACTAGGGACCTGGGGGCCCCCCTGAAATGTGCCAAGACCAAGTCATCCAATGCCCCTGCCCCCGTGGAGCACATGATGTGTGTCTGCTGGGCCCCCGGACTGGAGGACCACATCTCCGTCTCAG gCCTTGATGGTACGGTCCAGATCTACGACACAGGACGCTGGGACGCTGCCGTGAAGGAGGTGGATGCGCTGTTCACCCACAGGGGTCATTCGGTTATGGGGGAGTGTGAGGACGGGAGTGCCCCCAGGGTGACCGTCCATTCCTGGCACCCGTGGAAAGAGAGGACGCTGGTATCCGCCGCCAACGACGGCTCCTTGCATATCTGGGACTGGCTGGACGGCAACGCCCAGCGCTGA